The following are encoded together in the Pectobacterium punjabense genome:
- a CDS encoding 2OG-Fe(II) oxygenase, producing the protein MLIELERLECGAIERLVREDVLAICVRNFIAENVAEKLSEQIMGYGFQKYLNAPSIGRIGMAFYEADNQPPLMANYFENAFDNIDELRKRCTPYVSPIDLLRCMLDEVWPAGAQLETLYGRKMYVGLSRVVNPGVTFLAHHDIFAKDAPDSFQAHSLQAQMAANVYLSMPSEGGSLQIWDQPLSPEAFDELRGDSYGIEPAILGDATLEICPQAGDLILFNSRRMHAVTPGTDSIRLSLSCFVGYRGPAMPLTFWS; encoded by the coding sequence ATGTTAATAGAGCTTGAGCGCTTGGAGTGTGGTGCGATCGAGAGGCTTGTGCGCGAGGATGTCTTAGCAATCTGTGTAAGAAATTTCATCGCTGAAAACGTTGCCGAGAAACTCTCTGAGCAAATTATGGGGTATGGATTTCAAAAGTATCTGAACGCCCCGAGTATCGGCAGAATTGGAATGGCTTTTTATGAGGCAGACAATCAGCCGCCGCTGATGGCGAATTACTTTGAAAATGCCTTTGACAACATTGATGAATTGAGAAAACGCTGCACTCCTTATGTATCGCCGATTGATTTGCTCAGGTGTATGTTGGATGAAGTGTGGCCGGCAGGTGCCCAACTTGAGACATTGTATGGGCGTAAGATGTATGTTGGACTGTCACGTGTCGTCAATCCTGGGGTGACATTCTTGGCGCACCACGACATCTTTGCCAAGGATGCGCCAGACAGTTTTCAAGCGCATAGCCTTCAGGCACAGATGGCTGCAAATGTCTACTTATCCATGCCTAGTGAAGGCGGATCTTTGCAGATATGGGATCAACCGCTATCTCCAGAAGCTTTTGACGAATTGCGTGGCGATAGCTATGGCATTGAACCCGCAATCTTGGGTGACGCTACGTTGGAGATATGCCCTCAAGCAGGCGACCTTATTCTTTTTAACTCACGCCGCATGCATGCGGTCACGCCTGGTACCGATAGTATTCGCCTCAGCTTGTCGTGCTTTGTCGGCTACCGTGGTCCTGCAATGCCGCTAACTTTCTGGAGCTGA
- a CDS encoding LysR family transcriptional regulator: protein MSTNQMIALMGEMAVFVKVVETGSFSETARQLGATPSAISRSVARLEKALGTRLLQRTTRKLRLSENGHEVHARCVDMVNAAQAVMAISGQINSEPQGLLRVSVPKAVGRFVIHPHIADFLARYPKINVQLQLDDRYVDLIDEHVDLAIRITDRPSPGLMGRRLIDISHMICATPEYLSRYGTPSHPHDLKTHNCIFLGEEPGDSRWKFQRNGKSVRIKVHGRYAVNHTGARLDAVLSHLGIGSLPYFTARYALQQGQIVQVLRDWEFETNYCGAAWVLYPPTRHLAPKLSAFISFMAERLDQEPTLDQPSKSTQPQIPPYESPEAAR, encoded by the coding sequence ATGAGCACAAATCAAATGATCGCCCTGATGGGTGAAATGGCAGTCTTCGTCAAAGTGGTCGAAACAGGCAGTTTTTCCGAGACAGCTCGCCAGTTGGGTGCGACTCCCTCAGCGATCAGTCGTTCTGTCGCTCGCCTGGAAAAAGCGCTGGGCACACGTCTCTTGCAGCGCACGACGCGTAAATTACGGCTAAGCGAAAACGGGCATGAGGTCCATGCCCGCTGTGTCGATATGGTCAACGCCGCACAAGCGGTGATGGCCATTTCTGGGCAAATCAATTCCGAGCCACAGGGGCTGCTTCGGGTTAGCGTTCCGAAAGCTGTGGGGCGTTTCGTGATCCATCCACATATCGCAGACTTCCTGGCTCGCTATCCCAAGATTAACGTGCAACTACAACTAGATGACCGCTACGTGGATTTGATCGACGAACATGTAGATTTAGCTATTCGTATTACGGATCGCCCATCTCCTGGATTAATGGGGAGGCGGTTAATTGACATCAGCCACATGATTTGCGCAACGCCTGAGTACCTGTCTCGCTACGGAACGCCTTCCCATCCCCATGATTTAAAAACACACAACTGCATCTTTTTGGGCGAAGAGCCAGGCGATTCCAGATGGAAATTCCAACGCAATGGAAAATCTGTGCGTATCAAAGTGCATGGACGCTATGCAGTGAATCACACAGGAGCGAGACTTGATGCAGTGCTAAGCCACCTAGGAATTGGCAGTTTGCCGTATTTCACGGCACGGTATGCGCTGCAACAAGGTCAGATCGTGCAAGTGCTTCGCGATTGGGAGTTCGAGACTAACTACTGTGGTGCGGCCTGGGTGCTCTATCCACCAACGCGGCATCTGGCTCCAAAGCTTAGTGCATTCATCAGCTTTATGGCCGAACGCCTAGACCAGGAGCCAACCCTGGATCAGCCCAGCAAATCGACACAGCCCCAGATACCACCGTACGAATCGCCAGAAGCAGCAAGGTAG
- the narP gene encoding nitrate/nitrite response regulator protein NarP, with product MSEKPSYRVLIVDDHPLMRRGIRQLLATDAIFNVIGEASNGMEALSLANRDSPDIILLDLNMKGLSGLDTLHALRRDGICARVIVLTVSDAPSDIYALMDAGADGYLLKDSAPEHLLDSIRSSDAFSEQVRDVLRHRIAIKETPSPFTVLTERELDVLQEVASGLSNKQIAAVLYISEETVKVHIRNMLRKLNVRSRVAATVLYLETRGQ from the coding sequence ATGTCAGAAAAACCATCTTATCGCGTGTTGATCGTCGACGATCATCCGCTTATGCGTCGGGGAATTCGTCAGTTACTGGCAACGGATGCCATCTTTAACGTGATTGGGGAAGCCAGCAATGGTATGGAGGCGCTGAGCCTCGCGAATCGGGATTCTCCCGATATCATCTTGCTCGATCTCAACATGAAAGGATTAAGCGGGTTGGATACGCTGCACGCGCTGCGGCGTGATGGGATCTGCGCTCGTGTGATTGTGCTGACGGTTTCGGATGCGCCGAGCGATATTTATGCGCTGATGGACGCGGGTGCTGATGGTTACCTGCTTAAAGACAGCGCCCCGGAACATTTATTGGATTCCATCCGTAGCAGTGATGCATTTAGTGAACAGGTGCGTGACGTGTTGCGCCACCGTATCGCCATAAAAGAAACGCCGTCACCTTTTACCGTATTGACGGAGCGTGAACTGGATGTGCTTCAGGAAGTGGCATCGGGGCTATCCAACAAGCAAATCGCCGCGGTGCTGTATATCTCAGAAGAGACGGTAAAAGTGCATATCCGCAACATGCTGCGCAAACTCAACGTACGTTCCCGTGTTGCTGCCACGGTGCTGTATCTGGAAACTCGCGGGCAGTAG
- the narQ gene encoding nitrate/nitrite two-component system sensor histidine kinase NarQ encodes MVKRPVSTSLARAFFYIALLSFLTTGIALLTLASGLRDAEAINVAGSMRMQSYRMGYDLQGDRAALESHRHLYAQTLDSPVFHLLDRWYVPRDVHDRYTALLQSWKMMDERLSAGDRGWYQDNIVRYVTQIDLFVLALQHYSERKMMIVVVTSIIGSITIYILIFFTLRRIRRQVVVPLNKLMAACASIEKGRFTHSRLDINLPNELGLLAQTFSSMTDELQKLYRSLEDKVRQKTLRLQEVNRMLKVLYNCSQAMNVSTIDRHCFQQILQIVRRYETVGCLEMRVGENWLLCEGQSDAQIAWQALPIRLQEVEFGQLRWQASTRQPSAQLMESVANMLGRGLYFNQAQKHYQQLLLMEERATIARELHDSLAQVLSYLNIQMTLLKRAVAEENAQARQIITDFEQALSDAYRQLRELLGTFRLTLQQADLPAAMQEMIEPLRAQTQATIHIDCRIPTQALDASQQVHLLQIIREAVLNAIKHAQAAAITVNCRTQPDGSHCVDIRDDGCGIVNQEEPAGHYGLNIMQERAERLGGRLSIGRHPEGGTQVSVRFSTPTTARERDNTNNLYPE; translated from the coding sequence ATGGTCAAACGTCCTGTTTCTACCAGTCTGGCTCGCGCCTTTTTTTATATCGCGCTGCTCTCATTCCTGACGACGGGCATTGCGCTGCTGACGTTAGCCAGCGGTTTACGTGATGCAGAAGCGATCAACGTTGCTGGTTCCATGCGTATGCAAAGCTATCGCATGGGATATGACCTACAGGGCGACCGCGCGGCGTTGGAATCGCATCGTCACCTCTATGCACAAACGCTGGATTCCCCGGTTTTTCACCTGTTGGATCGCTGGTATGTGCCGCGTGATGTCCACGATCGCTATACCGCGCTGTTACAGAGCTGGAAAATGATGGATGAGCGCCTGAGCGCAGGGGATAGAGGGTGGTATCAGGACAATATTGTTCGCTATGTCACGCAGATCGATCTCTTTGTGCTGGCGTTGCAACATTATTCCGAGCGCAAGATGATGATAGTGGTTGTGACATCAATAATTGGTTCGATCACTATCTATATACTGATCTTCTTTACGCTGCGCCGTATTCGTCGTCAGGTGGTTGTGCCGTTGAATAAGCTGATGGCGGCCTGTGCATCCATTGAGAAAGGACGTTTTACCCATTCGCGGCTGGATATCAATCTACCTAACGAATTGGGATTACTGGCGCAAACCTTCAGCAGCATGACTGACGAATTGCAAAAGCTCTATCGCTCTTTGGAAGACAAGGTACGGCAGAAAACGCTGCGTTTGCAGGAAGTGAACCGCATGTTGAAGGTGCTGTACAACTGTTCTCAGGCGATGAATGTTAGTACGATCGACAGGCATTGCTTTCAGCAGATTTTGCAAATTGTTCGTCGCTATGAAACGGTCGGCTGCCTGGAAATGCGGGTAGGGGAGAACTGGCTGTTATGTGAGGGGCAATCGGACGCGCAGATTGCGTGGCAGGCGTTACCCATCCGTTTGCAAGAAGTTGAATTTGGGCAGTTACGGTGGCAGGCATCAACGCGGCAGCCGTCGGCACAGTTGATGGAAAGCGTCGCCAATATGCTGGGGCGCGGCCTCTATTTTAATCAGGCGCAGAAGCACTACCAGCAGCTGTTACTGATGGAAGAACGTGCCACCATTGCGCGTGAACTGCACGACTCACTGGCCCAGGTGCTGTCTTACTTGAATATCCAGATGACGTTATTAAAGCGTGCGGTCGCGGAAGAAAATGCGCAGGCTCGGCAGATCATCACCGATTTTGAACAGGCGTTGAGCGATGCTTACCGCCAACTGAGAGAGTTGCTGGGAACGTTCCGGCTGACGCTGCAACAGGCTGATTTGCCTGCGGCGATGCAGGAAATGATTGAACCGCTAAGAGCGCAGACTCAGGCGACGATTCATATCGATTGCCGTATCCCTACGCAGGCTCTGGATGCATCACAGCAGGTTCACCTGCTGCAAATCATTCGTGAAGCGGTACTGAACGCGATTAAACATGCGCAGGCGGCGGCAATTACCGTCAACTGTCGTACGCAGCCCGACGGCAGCCATTGTGTCGATATTCGTGATGACGGCTGCGGCATTGTCAATCAAGAGGAACCCGCTGGGCATTACGGTTTAAATATTATGCAGGAACGCGCCGAACGCTTAGGTGGCCGGTTATCTATTGGTCGCCATCCTGAAGGAGGAACGCAGGTTAGCGTCCGTTTTTCGACGCCGACCACAGCGCGTGAACGCGACAATACGAATAATCTCTACCCTGAATAA
- the napF gene encoding ferredoxin-type protein NapF encodes MTNLSRRSLLTGGLQRADNALRPPWSGVESHFLSQCTRCNACVEACGTRIIQRGSGGFPTIDFQRGECTFCYDCARACPQALFAESHNTPWEYHLTVQDACLSLHQVECRSCQDACETGAIRFRPTIGRVAAPSIEDDACTTCGACISGCPVGAMSMKKITAGHHTAPARLTTQQENR; translated from the coding sequence ATGACTAATCTCTCCCGACGTTCCTTACTGACCGGTGGCCTACAGCGGGCAGATAACGCGCTGCGTCCGCCGTGGAGTGGCGTTGAAAGCCATTTTCTGAGCCAGTGCACGCGTTGTAACGCCTGTGTTGAGGCCTGCGGAACGCGGATCATTCAGCGTGGTTCGGGGGGCTTTCCCACCATCGATTTTCAGCGCGGCGAATGCACGTTCTGCTACGACTGTGCTCGCGCGTGTCCACAAGCGCTGTTCGCGGAGAGTCACAACACACCGTGGGAATATCACCTGACGGTTCAGGATGCCTGTTTATCGCTACACCAGGTGGAATGTCGCAGCTGTCAGGATGCCTGTGAAACCGGTGCGATACGGTTTCGCCCCACCATCGGGCGCGTTGCTGCACCGTCGATCGAGGATGACGCCTGTACCACCTGTGGCGCCTGCATCTCAGGGTGCCCCGTCGGTGCCATGTCGATGAAAAAAATAACAGCGGGGCATCACACCGCGCCAGCGCGTCTCACGACGCAACAGGAAAACCGATGA
- the napD gene encoding chaperone NapD yields the protein MNTVWHVCSVVVHVNTERMAAVNDALEKLPNVDVAASDSDTGKMAVVLESDSEDTLLKHIASIRELAGVLAVSLVYHQLDEPSLMNNLLLSMNNLLINKLRVRKYHETQSTTLYEGERGCCGRCGRRHHHSYRGSRRDRAIGRYSLG from the coding sequence ATGAACACAGTCTGGCATGTTTGCAGTGTAGTGGTACACGTCAACACAGAGCGTATGGCCGCAGTGAACGACGCATTGGAAAAATTACCCAATGTGGACGTTGCCGCCAGCGATAGTGATACCGGAAAAATGGCCGTAGTGCTGGAGTCAGATTCAGAAGACACGCTATTAAAACACATAGCGTCAATACGCGAACTTGCGGGCGTATTGGCGGTTTCGCTGGTTTATCACCAGCTTGATGAACCGTCTTTGATGAACAATCTTTTGCTTTCGATGAACAACCTCTTGATCAACAAGCTCAGGGTGAGGAAATACCATGAAACTCAGTCGACGACACTTTATGAAGGCGAACGCGGTTGCTGCGGCCGCTGCGGTCGCAGGCATCACCATTCCTATCGCGGTTCGCGCCGCGACCGAGCAATCGGACGCTATTCACTGGGATAA
- the napA gene encoding nitrate reductase catalytic subunit NapA produces the protein MKANAVAAAAAVAGITIPIAVRAATEQSDAIHWDKAPCRFCGVGCGVLVGTQNGRIVASQGDPEAPVNRGLNCIKGYFLPKIMYGQDRLTQPLLRMRDGKFDKEGEFTPISWDNAFDIMAEKFKTALKEKGPNAIGMFGSGQSTIWEGYASAKLFKAGFRSNNIDPNARHCMASAVVGFMRTFGMDEPMGCYDDIEQTDAFVLWGSNMAEMHPILWSRITDRRLSNNNVTVAVLSTYQHRSFELADNGMVFTPQTDLAILNYIANYIIQNNAVNEAFFTRHVNLRRGVTDIGYGLRPTHPLEKAAKNPGSDASEPMSFEEYKAFVADYTLEKTVAISGVPADQLEALAKLYADPKKKVISYWTMGFNQHTRGVWANNLVYNIHLLTGKISQPGCGPFSLTGQPSACGTAREVGTFAHRLPADMVVTNEKHRAIAEKLWQLPTGTIPEKIGLHAVAQDRALKDGTLNAYWVMCNNNMQAGPNINQERMPGWRDPRNFIVVSDPYPTVSALAADLILPTAMWVEKEGAYGNAERRTQFWRQQVKAPGESKSDLWQVVSFAKRFAVEEVWPEELLAQKPAYRGKTLYDVLFANDVTTRFPLSELAENQLNDESREFGFYLQKGLFEEYAAFGRGHGHDLAPFDAYHKVRGLRWPVVDGKETQWRYSEGHDPYVKAGEAYRFYGKPDGKAVIFALPYEPAAEAPNEEYDLWLSTGRVLEHWHTGSMTRRVPELHRAFPEAVLFIHPQDAKARDLRRGEKVRIISRRGEVVSVVETRGRNKPPRGLVYMPFFDAAQMTNVLTLDATDPLSKETDFKKCAVKLAKV, from the coding sequence ATGAAGGCGAACGCGGTTGCTGCGGCCGCTGCGGTCGCAGGCATCACCATTCCTATCGCGGTTCGCGCCGCGACCGAGCAATCGGACGCTATTCACTGGGATAAAGCGCCCTGCCGCTTCTGTGGCGTAGGGTGCGGTGTGCTGGTCGGGACACAAAATGGGCGCATTGTCGCCAGCCAGGGCGATCCCGAAGCGCCGGTTAACCGCGGACTAAACTGTATCAAAGGCTATTTCCTGCCTAAAATCATGTACGGGCAGGATCGCCTGACCCAGCCTTTGCTGCGTATGCGTGATGGTAAATTCGATAAAGAAGGCGAATTTACTCCGATCTCTTGGGACAACGCCTTTGACATTATGGCGGAAAAATTCAAAACCGCGCTGAAGGAGAAAGGTCCGAACGCGATAGGCATGTTCGGCTCTGGGCAATCGACGATTTGGGAAGGTTATGCCTCTGCCAAACTGTTCAAAGCGGGCTTCCGTTCCAACAATATCGACCCGAACGCGCGCCACTGTATGGCATCGGCGGTGGTGGGCTTTATGCGCACCTTCGGTATGGATGAGCCCATGGGCTGCTACGACGATATCGAGCAGACCGATGCGTTTGTGCTGTGGGGCTCCAACATGGCGGAGATGCACCCGATTCTCTGGTCACGTATTACCGACCGCCGCCTGTCGAACAACAACGTCACGGTCGCCGTACTGTCTACCTATCAACACCGCAGTTTTGAGCTGGCGGATAACGGTATGGTGTTTACGCCGCAAACCGATCTGGCCATTCTCAACTACATCGCCAACTACATTATTCAAAACAATGCGGTAAACGAGGCGTTCTTTACCCGCCACGTGAACCTACGCAGAGGCGTGACCGATATCGGTTACGGGCTGCGTCCGACGCATCCGTTGGAAAAAGCGGCGAAAAATCCCGGTTCCGATGCGTCCGAACCGATGAGTTTTGAAGAATACAAAGCCTTTGTCGCAGACTATACGCTGGAAAAAACAGTCGCGATCAGCGGCGTTCCTGCTGACCAGTTGGAAGCGTTGGCAAAACTCTATGCCGATCCGAAGAAGAAAGTGATCTCCTACTGGACGATGGGCTTTAACCAGCACACGCGCGGCGTCTGGGCGAACAATCTGGTTTATAACATCCACCTGTTGACCGGCAAGATCTCTCAGCCGGGCTGTGGGCCGTTCTCGTTGACCGGTCAACCTTCTGCCTGCGGCACCGCGCGTGAGGTCGGCACCTTTGCCCACCGCCTGCCAGCCGACATGGTGGTCACCAACGAGAAACACCGCGCGATAGCGGAAAAACTGTGGCAATTACCGACAGGCACGATCCCTGAGAAAATTGGTCTGCACGCCGTCGCACAAGATCGGGCGCTGAAAGACGGTACGCTGAATGCCTACTGGGTGATGTGTAACAACAACATGCAGGCAGGCCCGAACATCAATCAGGAACGTATGCCGGGCTGGCGCGATCCGCGTAACTTCATCGTGGTTTCTGACCCCTATCCGACCGTCAGTGCGCTGGCAGCCGACCTGATTTTGCCTACCGCGATGTGGGTGGAAAAAGAGGGAGCCTATGGCAACGCCGAACGTCGGACGCAGTTCTGGCGTCAGCAGGTTAAAGCGCCGGGTGAGTCAAAATCGGATCTGTGGCAGGTCGTGAGCTTTGCCAAGCGCTTCGCCGTAGAGGAAGTATGGCCGGAAGAATTGCTGGCGCAGAAACCCGCCTATCGCGGCAAGACGCTCTACGACGTGCTGTTTGCGAACGATGTCACCACGCGCTTCCCGCTTAGTGAATTAGCGGAAAATCAGTTGAACGATGAATCGCGCGAATTTGGTTTTTATTTGCAAAAAGGCCTGTTTGAAGAATATGCCGCGTTTGGCCGTGGACACGGCCACGACTTGGCGCCGTTCGATGCCTATCACAAGGTTCGCGGGCTACGCTGGCCGGTGGTTGACGGTAAGGAAACGCAGTGGCGCTATAGCGAAGGACACGATCCTTACGTGAAAGCAGGAGAAGCCTACCGTTTTTACGGTAAGCCAGATGGCAAGGCGGTGATTTTCGCGCTGCCGTACGAACCTGCCGCCGAAGCGCCAAATGAAGAGTACGATCTCTGGCTCTCCACTGGCCGCGTATTGGAGCACTGGCACACTGGCAGCATGACGCGTCGCGTACCGGAACTGCACCGCGCCTTTCCCGAAGCCGTGCTGTTTATTCACCCGCAGGATGCCAAAGCGCGCGATCTGCGTCGCGGTGAAAAAGTCCGCATTATCTCGCGCCGTGGTGAAGTCGTTTCCGTTGTTGAAACGCGTGGCCGCAACAAACCGCCGCGCGGATTGGTGTATATGCCGTTCTTCGACGCCGCGCAGATGACCAACGTTCTGACGCTGGATGCCACCGATCCGCTGTCGAAAGAAACGGACTTTAAGAAATGCGCCGTCAAGCTGGCTAAGGTGTAG
- the napG gene encoding ferredoxin-type protein NapG: protein MARPENSPPARRRFLRDAVRAVAGLSAAVTILGIQQRRAQADVLRLRPPGALPEAAFSGACIRCGQCVQVCPYDTLKLATLVSGPAAGSPYFVARDIPCEMCEDIPCVVACPSGALQPLDTIDDARMGLAVLLDQENCLNYQGLRCDVCYRVCPLIDSAITLEPERNARTGKHARFLPTVHSNICTGCGKCEKACVLEQPAIKVLPRALAKGELGHHYRFSWLEARDGKS, encoded by the coding sequence ATGGCACGCCCGGAGAATTCACCACCCGCTCGCCGTCGTTTTCTGCGTGACGCTGTTCGTGCCGTAGCGGGTTTATCCGCAGCGGTGACGATACTCGGCATTCAGCAGCGACGCGCTCAGGCTGACGTACTCCGGCTGCGGCCGCCGGGTGCGCTGCCTGAAGCGGCGTTTTCCGGTGCCTGCATCCGCTGTGGGCAATGTGTTCAGGTCTGCCCCTACGATACGCTGAAGCTGGCGACGCTGGTCTCCGGCCCCGCCGCCGGTAGCCCTTACTTTGTCGCTCGCGATATCCCGTGTGAGATGTGCGAGGACATTCCCTGCGTCGTCGCCTGCCCCAGCGGTGCGTTACAGCCACTGGATACTATCGATGATGCCCGCATGGGATTGGCGGTGTTGTTAGATCAGGAAAACTGCCTGAACTATCAGGGGTTACGCTGCGATGTGTGTTATCGCGTCTGCCCTCTCATCGACAGCGCCATCACACTGGAACCAGAGCGCAATGCCCGAACCGGAAAACATGCCCGTTTTCTACCCACGGTACATAGCAATATCTGTACCGGTTGTGGAAAGTGTGAAAAGGCCTGCGTGCTGGAACAACCTGCGATAAAGGTCTTGCCGCGTGCGTTGGCAAAAGGCGAACTCGGACACCATTACCGTTTCAGTTGGCTGGAGGCACGCGATGGCAAATCGTAA
- the napH gene encoding quinol dehydrogenase ferredoxin subunit NapH: MANRKQDAGQEARAKKGWWRSHQWLVLRRLIQSLVLLMFLSGPLLGFWILRGNYSASRLFDTVPLSDPLMVLQSLASGHLPAALALIGALIIALSYALAGKRLFCSWVCPVNPLTDLAAWLRRRFGITASATLPRHLRYLLLIFILAGSALTGGLLWEWVNPVSLAGRGLIFGFGAGIWLLLALFLFDLLVVEHGWCGHLCPTGALYGALGAKGALVVDAAERERCTRCMDCFHVCPEPQVLRAPLLDKHSPVQIADRDCITCGRCIDVCAEDVFKITLRWKSGAKS; the protein is encoded by the coding sequence ATGGCAAATCGTAAGCAAGACGCCGGACAAGAAGCTCGGGCGAAAAAAGGCTGGTGGCGCAGCCATCAATGGCTGGTACTGCGCCGCCTGATCCAATCTCTTGTGCTGCTCATGTTCCTCAGTGGCCCGCTGTTAGGGTTCTGGATTTTGCGCGGTAACTACAGCGCCAGCCGATTGTTCGATACCGTGCCACTTAGCGATCCGCTAATGGTGCTGCAAAGTCTGGCTAGCGGTCATCTGCCCGCCGCTCTTGCGCTGATCGGGGCGCTGATTATTGCGCTGAGCTATGCGCTGGCGGGTAAGCGCCTGTTCTGTAGCTGGGTCTGCCCTGTGAATCCACTCACCGATTTAGCCGCCTGGCTACGTCGTCGTTTCGGCATCACCGCCTCGGCAACACTCCCCCGCCACCTGCGCTACCTGCTGCTGATATTTATTCTGGCAGGGAGTGCACTGACGGGTGGGCTGCTGTGGGAATGGGTCAACCCCGTCTCACTGGCGGGTCGTGGGCTAATTTTCGGATTTGGTGCGGGTATCTGGCTGCTGCTGGCGCTGTTTCTGTTTGATTTATTGGTCGTGGAACACGGCTGGTGCGGGCACCTCTGTCCGACTGGTGCGCTGTATGGTGCGCTTGGTGCGAAAGGCGCACTGGTTGTGGATGCCGCAGAGCGTGAACGCTGTACGCGCTGCATGGACTGCTTTCATGTCTGTCCAGAGCCGCAGGTGCTGCGCGCGCCCTTGCTCGATAAACACAGTCCGGTACAGATCGCTGACCGTGACTGCATAACATGCGGACGCTGTATTGATGTCTGCGCTGAAGACGTTTTTAAAATAACCCTTAGATGGAAATCGGGAGCAAAGTCATGA
- the napB gene encoding nitrate reductase cytochrome c-type subunit, which translates to MKSLRMGWFRWITALAIMCSAIATAQVDLSQSPEVAATQPGNSRMPKQQERMALNYVNQPPMIPHSVDGYQVTPTFNRCLQCHGVESYRSTSAPRVSPTHFVDRDGKVLSNVAPARHFCLQCHVPQADSSPITGNTFTPSKGFGQ; encoded by the coding sequence ATGAAAAGCCTGAGAATGGGATGGTTTCGTTGGATCACCGCCCTAGCGATAATGTGCAGTGCGATAGCCACTGCACAGGTCGATTTAAGCCAATCGCCGGAAGTCGCCGCGACACAGCCGGGAAATAGCCGAATGCCGAAGCAGCAGGAGCGTATGGCGCTCAACTATGTCAACCAACCGCCGATGATCCCGCATAGCGTGGATGGTTATCAGGTCACTCCAACTTTTAACCGCTGTTTACAGTGCCACGGCGTAGAGAGCTACCGTTCCACCAGCGCTCCCCGCGTCAGCCCAACCCATTTTGTCGATAGAGACGGCAAAGTGCTGAGCAATGTGGCGCCTGCACGCCATTTCTGCCTGCAATGCCACGTGCCACAGGCGGATAGTTCGCCGATTACCGGCAACACGTTCACCCCTTCTAAAGGCTTTGGACAGTGA
- the napC gene encoding cytochrome c-type protein NapC — MKQPGKVGRLLRQLWQWWRRPSRLALGTLLIIGFAGGIFFLATSQKGMEMSNSEAFCISCHEMRNTVYQEYMETAHYSNRSGVRATCPDCHVPHEFVPKMVRKIQASKELYGKIMGTIDTPQKFEAHRLTMAQSEWRRMKNNNSQECRNCHNFDYMDFSGQKTVAAEKHSEAIKLGQTCIDCHKGIAHKLPDMHGVKSGL; from the coding sequence ATGAAACAACCAGGAAAAGTAGGACGGTTGTTGCGCCAACTGTGGCAATGGTGGCGCCGCCCAAGTCGGTTAGCATTGGGAACGCTGCTGATTATCGGCTTCGCAGGCGGTATTTTCTTTCTGGCGACGTCCCAGAAAGGCATGGAAATGAGCAACAGCGAGGCGTTCTGCATCAGCTGTCATGAAATGCGCAATACCGTTTATCAGGAATATATGGAAACCGCACACTACAGCAACCGCAGCGGCGTGCGCGCCACCTGCCCGGATTGCCACGTTCCGCATGAATTTGTACCCAAAATGGTACGTAAGATTCAGGCCAGCAAAGAGCTGTATGGCAAAATAATGGGTACCATTGATACGCCACAAAAGTTCGAAGCACACCGACTGACGATGGCGCAAAGCGAATGGCGGCGCATGAAAAATAACAATTCTCAGGAATGCCGCAACTGCCACAACTTTGACTACATGGATTTTTCAGGGCAAAAAACAGTCGCGGCGGAAAAACACAGCGAAGCGATAAAACTCGGCCAAACCTGTATCGATTGCCACAAGGGCATCGCACACAAACTGCCGGACATGCACGGCGTCAAAAGCGGGTTATAA